In Parageobacillus sp. KH3-4, the genomic window CCTGTTCGAACGGCACTTCTTCTTCCCTAACAACAGAGCTTTACGATCCGAAGACCTTCTTCGCTCACGCGGCGTCGCTCCGTCAGACTTTCGTCCATTGCGGAAGATTCCCTACTGCTGCCTCCCGTAGGAGTCTGGGCCGTGTCTCAGTCCCAGTGTGGCCGGTCACCCTCTCAGGCCGGCTACGCATCGTCGCCTTGGTGAGCCGTTACCTCACCAACTAGCTAATGCGCCGCGGGCCCATCCGCAAGTGGCAGCCGAAGCCGCCTTTCAACCAAAGACCATGCGGTCTTCGGTGTTATCCGGTATTAGCTCCGGTTTCCCGGAGTTATCCCGGTCTTACGGGCAGGTTACCCACGTGTTACTCACCCGTCCGCCGCTAACCAAGCGGAAGCAAGCTTCCGCCCGGTCCGCTCGACTTGCATGTATTAGGCACGCCGCCAGCGTTCGTCCTGAGCCAGGATCAAACTCTCCATAGAAAGTGGATTGGCTTATCTCCAACTTCGGCTCCGACACCGAAAGGTGCCAGTCGCCTTCGCTTTTCTATGTGGACGCTTCGTTTTGTTCAGTTTTCAAGGAACATTTGTTTTGTTCTCTAAAAGCGACCCTTATAATATATCATTTTCAACTTAACATGTCAATATCTTTTTTTACTTTTTTCACCGCACCGAAGCGGCTTTATTAATATAACATCGTTACTAGCAAAATGTCAATAATTTATGCTAGGTATTTTTATCCATAACTGTCTGCAACACTCACATTGCTGTTACAGCCGAAAATGGCCCTTAACATTTGTTTTGCGGAAGATTGAATTACGATTAAAATGATTGAACTTTTGCTTATTATTATCTAAAGCTATAAAACAACGTCCCTTATTTTTACTCTTATCCACACACCCTATTATTGTCTGACAAAACCATGGAGTATAAAAATATCCCTTGCTATTAATGGAATAAACATTTAAAATAAAGGCACAATTCATATTGATAAGGAAAGTTTCCTACAAGAGCACTTTCCTTTTACAACAAACAAAGCCAGAATTCAAAAACGGTATACTTCCATTTTATGACGTGGTCACTCAAGGGTCTATGTTGAAAAACATTTACAACGCCGCAATCGGCTTTATCAAAGCAAACAATTCGTTATTGCTTGTTTCCCATGTGACAGTAAAACAATAGGACTTGATTAGCACCTAGTGTTATAGGGCAAAAGGAAAGAAAGGATGTCACAAAAGATCATCATGTGACATCCTCTCATTCGCTTAACCTTTCCATTCTCTTGCAAGCATTCCATACACCACATGGTCGACGAAATGGTCGTAAAGCCATTCTGCTTCCCGGATCGTGCCTTCGTTCGTAAACCCTAACCGTTCAGGAATGGCTCTGCTTTTTTTATTTTCTACTGCGCAGCGAATTTCTACCCGATGTAACTTCAGTTCATTGAAAGCATAATCAACGAATGCCTTGCACGCTTTCGTCATTAGCCCAATCCCTTGAAATTGTTCCCCTAACCAGTAGCCGATGCTTGTTTTCTTATTCGCGTGATCAATATAATGAAGCCCGATGACTCCTGCCAGCTGCTCTTTATGCCAAATGCCTGCTTCAAAGCCGCTGCCAGCAGCGAACTTCTGCAAGCCTCCAGCAATAAACGCTTTTGAATCCTCTGCTGTTTGTGTCCAGTCCACCCATGGAAGCCACTTTCGCAAATGCGGACGGCATGAATCAATAAGCGCAAATAGCGCTTCCGCATCTTCAGCGGTGAGCAGCTTTAGCCATGATTCGTCATCCAAGCGGTGAATAAACATAACCATCCTCTCCCCATTTTGCGATTTTATTACTATTATAGCAAATTCTAACAAAAAAGCCCGCCGTTTTGGCGGACTCTTTTTCTATTCTCTTAAAAAGACAAAGTACAAGATAAAGATGACAAATAGCGCATATAAAATCGGATGAACTTCTTTGCCGCGCCCTTTTAAAATCATCGTAATCGGATAAAAGATGAAGCCAACCGCAATGCCTGTCGCGATGCTGTACGAAAGCGGCATTGTAATTAACGTGAAAAATGCCGGAATTGCGACTTCGAGTTTTTTCCAGTCAATTTCTCCAATAGAAGATACCATTAACACACCAACAATAATGAGCGCTGGTGCCGTAACAGGCGCGGTAACGACGCTTAACAGCGGTGAGAAAAATAACGCCAGCAAAAACAAAATTCCTGTCACGACCGCGGAAAAGCCGGAACGCCCGCCGGCAGCGACGCCCGCCGATGACTCGACGTATGAAGTCGTCGTCGATGTGCCAAGCACAGCGCCAACCATAACTGCCGTTGCATCGACAAGCAACGCTTTTCCGGCGCGCGGCAGTTTATTATCTTTTAACAGCCCCGCTTGGTTAGCCACCGCAAGCAGCGTACCGGTGGCGTCAAAAAAGTCGACGATAAAGAAAGTTAAGACGACACCGAGCATTTTTAGCGAGAAAATGTCTGGCAAATGCTCAATCGCAACGCCAAACGTCGGCGAGATATCCGGAATGGCCCCGACGATTTTATGCGGCACCTCGATTAAACCAAACATCATGCCGACAATCGCAGTAATAACCATGCCGTAAAATACGCCGCCATTAACTCTTTTTACCATTAAAATAACGGTCACGAACAAACCGAAAATCGCCAGCAGCGTGTTGCCGTTTTTCAAATCGCTTAGCCCTACTAATGTCGCTTGGTTATCGACGATGATTCCCGCGTTTTGTAGGCCGATAAACGTAATAAACAGCCCGATCCCCGAGCCGACCGCATATTTTAATTCAATCGGGATCGCGTCAATGATTTTTTCACGGACTCCCGTTAGCGACAAAATCGTAAAAATCACCCCGGATACAAATACCCCCGCTAACGCCGTTTGCCATGGGATTTGCATATGCAATACAACGGTGAATGCGAAAAACGCGTTGAGCCCCATCCCCGGCGCTAGCGCAATCGGATAACGCGCCAACACTCCCATTAAAATGCAGCCATACGCTGCCGCGAGTGCAGTTGCGACAAACACCGCGCCTTGGTCAATCCGCAATTCATCAGGAAAATCTTTTACCGCCCCCAATGACAAGGTAAACGGATTAACGAACAAAATGTACGCCATTGACAAAAATGTCGTCAGCCCAGCAATGATCTCCGTACGATAATTCGTGCCGAGCTCTTCAAATTGAAAATACTTTTTCACTTACTGTCCCCCCTATGAAAAATAAAAAAACGCTTCTAGTAAGCTACCAGAAGCGTTGACTCAAGAGGGATAATGAATATAGAGAGGACAAAAAGAACGCACTCTCTATCCCATTATACCTCGTAGTCAAGCTATTTACGGTAGCTTGGTAGAGACTCCCGAGCCATATTCCCGGGATTATACGACGTATTTTGGCGATATTCGCGATCTACGCACATTTTATCAGCATAATAACAGTATGTCAATAAAAAGACGAACATTTTCTATTAAATGTTCGTCTTTTGTTCGTATTATACTAGAAATCATTCCCATTCGATTGTTGCCGGCGGTTTGCTTGTAATGTCGTATACGACCCGATTGACGTGCGGTACCTCATTGACGATGCGCGTAGAAATTCTTTCGAGCACTTCCCAAGGAATGCGCGCCCAGTCGGCTGTCATGCCATCGACCGATGTAACAGCGCGAATGCCGACTGTGTAGTCATAAGTTCGGGCATCTCCCATCACGCCGACGCTGCGAATGTCCGGCAGCACCGTGAAATATTGCCAAATTTCCCGATCAAGTCCGGCTTTTTTTATTTCTTCTCGTAAAATCGCATCCGATTCACGGACAATTTCCAGCTTTTCCTCTGTCACTTCGCCAAGCACACGGATGCCTAAGCCAGGCCCTGGGAACGGCTGCCGCCAAACAATTTCGTCTGGAAGCCCTAATTCCGTGCCGAGCGCGCGCACTTCATCTTTAAACAGCGTCTTAAGCGGTTCGATGAGTTTAAATTTCATATCTTCCGGCAATCCGCCTACATTATGGTGGGATTTAATCGTCTGAGCCGTCGCCGTGCCGCTTTCGATAATGTCTGTATAGAGCGTTCCTTGCACTAAAAACTCAATTCCTTCTAATTTTGCCGCTTCATCGTCAAATACGTAAATAAATTCGTTGCCGATAATTTTCCGTTTTTGCTCCGGATCGATTACCCCTTTTAGCTTCGATAAAAAGCGCTCTTTCGCGTCCACTTTAATCACGTTCATCCGGAACCCTTCACGGAACGTTTTCATGACGCTTTCCGCTTCGCCCTTGCGAAGGAGCCCGTGATCGACAAAAATGCATGTGAGTTGATCGCCGATGGCGCGGTGCACAAGCACGGCCGCCACGGAAGAATCGACGCCGCCGCTCAATGCGCAGAGCACTTTTTTATCTCCAACGAGTTCGCGAATTTTGCGAACTTCGCTGTCGATAAAGCTTTCCATCGTCCAATCGCCTTTACATTGGCACACATCAAACACGAAATTTTTTAAGATGTCATTTCCGTAAACGGAATGGCGAACTTCTGGATGGAATTGTACTGCGTAAAACTTTTTCGCCTCATTGCTCATTGCCGCAATTGGGCAAGAAGCGCTCGTCGCGTCAACAGCAAACCCTTCCGGAGGGGCAGTCACTAAATCGCCGTGGCTCATCCAAACGACTTGCTCGTCTGGGAGGCGTTTGAAAAGGGCGGAAGCGTTCTTTACTTGAATCATTGCTTTTCCGTACTCGCGATGGGTTGCTTTTTCCACTTTTCCGCCTAAATGACGGGTCATCAGCTGCATGCCGTAACAAATGCCTAAAATCGGCAAACCAAGCTCAAAAATTCGCGGATCGCACGTAAACGCGTTATCATCGTATACGCTGTTTGGGCCGCCAGAAAAAATGATTCCTTTTACATTCATTTCTTGAATTTTATCCGCTGTAATCGTATGCGGATGCAATTCGCTGTATACCCCAAGCTCGCGAATGCGGCGAGTAATCAATTGGTTATATTGGCTTCCAAAATCTAGAACGATAATCATTTCCTGTTTTTGTTCCATGTCATCACCTCATCGCAAAATAAAAAACTAGAATCGCCCCCGACAACTATAAAGGCAAAATTCTAGCTAATTCCGCCTTCATAGTCGGGTCGTTTACGGCGACCCGGTAGAGACTCTCGGACCATATTACCGAGGATATATGAAGGTGCATCATATGATTCATTAAATTTTAGTCCATTCTATCAACTCTATCTGTCAGTGGTCAAGATACCGTCCTTTTTATTAAATTTTCCCATAATTCTTTCACTTCTGGCCATTCCACCTGAGCCGCTTCCTGCTGGTAAATCGCCTTTTCATATAACAACGTCAGCTTCGTCATTTCGTTTGTTTGAAACCAATCATCGACATACGCGGCATATTGTCTAAGCGTTTGTCCTTGGTTTCGCTTTAATCCATAATCATCTAAATGGCGAAGCAAAGACAAGTAAGCTTCCGCAAATGGATTATCCCCTTTCTTCCACTTATATTGAAAACGGACAATCGTCGCATATGGCCACCACTTTCTCCTTGTACGATATGCAATCCATGCAAAGACGAAAAGCACCGCCAAAGCGACAGCCGCTTGTTTCCACGACAACAAAGGCAAATTTGATTCTTCCGCTGGCGCCGAATGCGGCTGCTCCCTTACCTTGTCCAATGGAACACGATTTTGTTCCGGCTGGCGCTGTTCAGGAAGCGGCTCGGTTTCCGGCTCAGATTGGGGAGCGGCAAACACGTACGGATTCGTAAATCCTTGCGTCGGCTCAAACGGAACCCAGCCAATTCCGGAAAAATATACTTCTACCCAAGAATGGGCATCATTGTTCGTAATTTCATAAATATATTTCCCGTTTTTCTCTTCAAGCAAACGCCCCGACGTATACCCTTTCACCCAGCGCGCCGGTATGCCGATGGCGCGAAGCATGACAACCATCGATGTGGAAAAATTATCGCAGTACCCTTTTTTCGTTTCAAACAAAAATTGGTCCACGTAATCCTCGTTTTTCCCTGGAACAGCGACATCAGTTGTTTCATACATGTAGCCGTTCGTATGAAAATATTGCTCCATCGCCTTGACTTGTTCGTATTGCGTTGGCTTTCCGCTGGCGATTTGTTTGGCCAAAGCCCGCACCCGTTCCGGCAAATTTCTCGGCAACTGTGTATAGCGTTCGAGCAATCTCGCGTCTTTAACAGGCGGAGCGGCTTTCAACGCTTCCATCGGAAAGGTTGGATATTCATAAACAATATCATAGGAGGCAAGCGGCAGCGTATAAGCGGAGCGGTCTGTCGTATAAATTTTTTCCGTTGCCGCTTCCATGCGGTATACCACGTTTTCCTTTGCCTTCACTTTTTTTAATCCAAGCGGATATACGATATGGAAATACGATTGTTTCATATGAACGCTAGCGGTCATTAATTGCTTTTTCACCGCTGGGGACCACCATGAATAGCCAAGATCAGCATTGTTTCCAAACGATTGTATCTGCTCGCTCCGGAAACTTTCCCATCCTTTTCCAGTATAAATATCTTTCGTTTCAACGCGCCAATAATGCCGCTTTTCGTCTTCAGCGGTAAATACAACCGTATCATCGGCGATAAACGGTCCGCCAAGCCGCGAATCGTTTTGCCCATAACCGATTTTTTTCACCTTCGCTAAAGCTGGGGCGTCCCGTTTTTCTTCCTGCACAGCTGCGTAGCTTTTCACAAACGCCACCGGGTCCGGCCATTGCGGCGGGAGCTTCGGGCTAACATAACCGCAGACAATAGCTAGCCCAATTAGACATAAACAAGCTCCCCACCATCCTCTTACTCCGCCTGCGATCGTTGCCTTTTCCCGCAATCGCTCCATATGAAGGAAGCACAAGAAGAAAAAACCAAAAACGACTAAACGGATGATCGCGCCGTTCCCGCGAAACGCGGTAAATGT contains:
- a CDS encoding GNAT family protein — its product is MFIHRLDDESWLKLLTAEDAEALFALIDSCRPHLRKWLPWVDWTQTAEDSKAFIAGGLQKFAAGSGFEAGIWHKEQLAGVIGLHYIDHANKKTSIGYWLGEQFQGIGLMTKACKAFVDYAFNELKLHRVEIRCAVENKKSRAIPERLGFTNEGTIREAEWLYDHFVDHVVYGMLAREWKG
- a CDS encoding NCS2 family permease translates to MKKYFQFEELGTNYRTEIIAGLTTFLSMAYILFVNPFTLSLGAVKDFPDELRIDQGAVFVATALAAAYGCILMGVLARYPIALAPGMGLNAFFAFTVVLHMQIPWQTALAGVFVSGVIFTILSLTGVREKIIDAIPIELKYAVGSGIGLFITFIGLQNAGIIVDNQATLVGLSDLKNGNTLLAIFGLFVTVILMVKRVNGGVFYGMVITAIVGMMFGLIEVPHKIVGAIPDISPTFGVAIEHLPDIFSLKMLGVVLTFFIVDFFDATGTLLAVANQAGLLKDNKLPRAGKALLVDATAVMVGAVLGTSTTTSYVESSAGVAAGGRSGFSAVVTGILFLLALFFSPLLSVVTAPVTAPALIIVGVLMVSSIGEIDWKKLEVAIPAFFTLITMPLSYSIATGIAVGFIFYPITMILKGRGKEVHPILYALFVIFILYFVFLRE
- the guaA gene encoding glutamine-hydrolyzing GMP synthase yields the protein MEQKQEMIIVLDFGSQYNQLITRRIRELGVYSELHPHTITADKIQEMNVKGIIFSGGPNSVYDDNAFTCDPRIFELGLPILGICYGMQLMTRHLGGKVEKATHREYGKAMIQVKNASALFKRLPDEQVVWMSHGDLVTAPPEGFAVDATSASCPIAAMSNEAKKFYAVQFHPEVRHSVYGNDILKNFVFDVCQCKGDWTMESFIDSEVRKIRELVGDKKVLCALSGGVDSSVAAVLVHRAIGDQLTCIFVDHGLLRKGEAESVMKTFREGFRMNVIKVDAKERFLSKLKGVIDPEQKRKIIGNEFIYVFDDEAAKLEGIEFLVQGTLYTDIIESGTATAQTIKSHHNVGGLPEDMKFKLIEPLKTLFKDEVRALGTELGLPDEIVWRQPFPGPGLGIRVLGEVTEEKLEIVRESDAILREEIKKAGLDREIWQYFTVLPDIRSVGVMGDARTYDYTVGIRAVTSVDGMTADWARIPWEVLERISTRIVNEVPHVNRVVYDITSKPPATIEWE
- a CDS encoding transglutaminase domain-containing protein, whose amino-acid sequence is MMETVENIGRRMLIYGFACWLLIEWLLPLEAVSDTTNAEVFMAFVAACFLLYLLRTPIWISVLIKIAYIIYALNSLFYHVSYVQALKLLFQEFAHHAPMLFTARWMEWTNSFRSFLFFFLLWVMAYLLHYRLFTQKRLFFFYALTVTYITVLDTFTAFRGNGAIIRLVVFGFFFLCFLHMERLREKATIAGGVRGWWGACLCLIGLAIVCGYVSPKLPPQWPDPVAFVKSYAAVQEEKRDAPALAKVKKIGYGQNDSRLGGPFIADDTVVFTAEDEKRHYWRVETKDIYTGKGWESFRSEQIQSFGNNADLGYSWWSPAVKKQLMTASVHMKQSYFHIVYPLGLKKVKAKENVVYRMEAATEKIYTTDRSAYTLPLASYDIVYEYPTFPMEALKAAPPVKDARLLERYTQLPRNLPERVRALAKQIASGKPTQYEQVKAMEQYFHTNGYMYETTDVAVPGKNEDYVDQFLFETKKGYCDNFSTSMVVMLRAIGIPARWVKGYTSGRLLEEKNGKYIYEITNNDAHSWVEVYFSGIGWVPFEPTQGFTNPYVFAAPQSEPETEPLPEQRQPEQNRVPLDKVREQPHSAPAEESNLPLLSWKQAAVALAVLFVFAWIAYRTRRKWWPYATIVRFQYKWKKGDNPFAEAYLSLLRHLDDYGLKRNQGQTLRQYAAYVDDWFQTNEMTKLTLLYEKAIYQQEAAQVEWPEVKELWENLIKRTVS